The Trueperaceae bacterium genome includes a window with the following:
- a CDS encoding tetratricopeptide repeat protein has product MTRIFKSTHLLKLALAALLLAAASGALAQEAEPDTLDAATLIENGAFYLDRGDCALAQFFYQEALRTEPDNATALVGKGRALACQSAFPAAIEAFQAAQAANPNLVDANIYLAITYQNQYQADPTAYAGRLADALDTIQRAERLKPDDWRVQNTKGVIQYLLGDLTAARTTLERAVTLVAADTSTSALSANEKSTVHVNLGRVYRDLSQLDLALQAFRRAVVIDPSSSTAHNNLGNIAFRLGDCATAEYELSQAASLAPQSVSAVSQLGIALFECGDVAGSVPKLEAAVALDGAVFLPPIYTYLARAYLAIGRVDDAVKYAQYGSVLPPQSADAYYWLGKAYQGRGGSGDAANAQRAFESALELDPNYADARKELGR; this is encoded by the coding sequence TTGACCAGGATCTTCAAGAGCACCCACCTGCTGAAGCTTGCGCTCGCCGCGCTGCTTCTGGCTGCGGCGAGCGGAGCCCTCGCGCAGGAGGCCGAGCCCGACACCCTCGACGCCGCCACTCTGATCGAGAACGGTGCTTTCTACCTCGACCGTGGCGACTGCGCGCTGGCTCAGTTCTTCTACCAGGAGGCGCTGCGCACCGAGCCCGACAACGCGACGGCCCTCGTCGGGAAGGGTCGGGCGCTCGCCTGCCAGAGCGCGTTCCCGGCCGCCATCGAGGCGTTCCAGGCCGCGCAGGCTGCGAACCCCAACCTGGTGGACGCGAACATCTACCTCGCCATCACCTACCAGAACCAGTACCAGGCCGACCCGACGGCTTACGCCGGGCGCCTGGCGGACGCGCTCGACACCATCCAGCGCGCCGAGCGGCTCAAGCCCGACGACTGGCGGGTGCAGAACACCAAGGGCGTCATCCAGTACCTGCTCGGCGACCTGACGGCGGCCCGCACGACCCTCGAGCGTGCCGTCACCCTCGTCGCCGCCGACACGAGCACCTCCGCCCTGTCGGCCAACGAGAAGAGCACCGTCCACGTGAACCTGGGCCGCGTGTACCGCGACCTCTCCCAGCTCGACCTGGCGCTGCAGGCGTTCCGGCGCGCGGTCGTCATCGACCCGTCCAGCTCCACCGCCCACAACAACCTGGGCAACATCGCCTTCCGGCTCGGCGACTGCGCCACGGCGGAGTACGAGCTCTCGCAGGCCGCCAGCCTCGCGCCACAGTCGGTGTCGGCCGTGTCGCAACTCGGCATCGCCCTGTTCGAGTGCGGCGACGTGGCGGGCAGCGTGCCGAAGCTCGAGGCGGCCGTCGCCCTCGACGGCGCGGTGTTCCTCCCGCCCATCTACACCTACCTGGCGCGCGCCTACCTGGCGATCGGGCGCGTCGACGACGCGGTCAAGTACGCCCAGTACGGCTCCGTCCTACCGCCGCAGTCGGCCGACGCCTACTACTGGCTCGGCAAGGCCTACCAGGGCCGGGGCGGCAGCGGCGACGCGGCCAACGCGCAGCGCGCCTTCGAGAGCGCCCTCGAGCTCGACCCCAACTACGCGGACGCCCGCAAGGAGCTCGGCCGGTAG
- a CDS encoding COX15/CtaA family protein — protein MNRYTLPLAWTALVGNAVVILQGAVVRGTGSGAGCGSHWPTCNGEVLPVAPSIETLIEFSHRLLSGGVLVVGALLLLFALRGRRDNPGLAAFAGLAFGFLVLEALIGGATVLLGMTGENTSAARGVWVASHLVNSMLLVGALAGTVVFAAPRRPDYPLRLGAQAGLATVTTLGLALMLVLMFTGGIAAMGNTMFPPESLAAGLRADFAAGSHLLVRLRILHPLIAIAVGTYLFLSLGMAWWLKSVPGARRTSRALLGVYVVQLAIGAANLGLLAPLALQVVHLAVATGAYALLSATTIQLLGGRPAALAAGAGRGAVMGSARP, from the coding sequence GTGAACCGGTACACATTGCCGTTGGCATGGACGGCGCTGGTCGGCAACGCCGTCGTGATACTACAGGGGGCCGTCGTGCGCGGCACGGGTTCGGGTGCCGGCTGCGGGAGCCACTGGCCGACCTGCAACGGCGAGGTGCTGCCCGTCGCCCCGTCCATCGAGACGTTGATCGAGTTCAGTCACCGCCTGCTCTCGGGCGGCGTCCTCGTCGTCGGCGCGCTGCTCCTGCTCTTCGCGCTGCGCGGCAGGCGCGACAACCCGGGGCTGGCGGCCTTCGCCGGCCTCGCCTTCGGCTTCCTCGTGCTCGAGGCACTCATCGGCGGCGCCACCGTCCTGCTCGGCATGACGGGAGAGAACACCAGCGCGGCGCGCGGCGTGTGGGTCGCCTCCCACCTCGTCAACTCGATGCTGCTCGTCGGCGCGCTGGCGGGGACCGTCGTCTTCGCCGCGCCACGGCGGCCCGACTACCCGTTGAGGCTCGGGGCGCAGGCCGGCCTCGCCACGGTCACGACCCTCGGGCTCGCGCTCATGCTCGTCCTGATGTTCACGGGTGGGATCGCGGCCATGGGCAACACGATGTTCCCGCCCGAATCGCTCGCCGCGGGGCTCAGGGCCGACTTCGCGGCCGGCTCGCACCTCCTCGTCCGGCTGCGCATCCTCCATCCCCTGATCGCCATCGCCGTGGGGACGTACCTCTTCCTTAGCCTCGGCATGGCGTGGTGGCTCAAGTCGGTGCCTGGCGCCAGGCGCACGTCGCGGGCGCTCTTGGGGGTGTACGTCGTCCAGCTCGCGATCGGCGCGGCCAACCTCGGTCTCCTGGCCCCCCTCGCCCTCCAGGTCGTCCACCTGGCGGTGGCTACCGGCGCGTACGCGCTGCTCTCGGCCACGACCATCCAACTTCTGGGCGGGCGCCCCGCGGCGCTCGCAGCCGGCGCCGGCCGTGGCGCCGTGATGGGGAGCGCTAGACCGTGA
- the rpsB gene encoding 30S ribosomal protein S2 gives MSYLGMKQLLEAGVHFGHETKRCNPKMKRYIFAERNGIFIIDLQKTLVESEKSFDFLRDLAGRGGTILFVGAKKQAQEILAAEAKRCGMPYINERWLGGLLTNFKTIRTRVERLRELEGMFEDESILRFTKKEQIDLGKELQRLQRYLGGIRDLNRLPDALFIIDPAKEAIAVKEANKLDIPVVALADTDSDPDVLDFIIPGNDDAIRSIQLVTARLADVIIEMRGGEDVAAAEPPVADQETLSMPVSEPERMIQEAAAAAEGDATPSPAAAPRASEEVTRVAEDADAANAE, from the coding sequence GTGTCTTACCTCGGAATGAAGCAGCTCCTCGAAGCCGGCGTCCACTTCGGCCACGAGACGAAGCGGTGCAACCCGAAGATGAAGCGCTACATCTTCGCGGAGCGCAACGGCATCTTCATCATCGACCTGCAGAAGACCCTGGTCGAGAGCGAGAAGTCGTTCGACTTCCTGCGCGACCTGGCCGGCCGCGGCGGCACCATCCTGTTCGTCGGCGCCAAGAAGCAGGCGCAGGAGATCCTCGCCGCCGAGGCCAAGCGCTGCGGCATGCCGTACATCAACGAACGGTGGCTCGGCGGCCTGCTCACCAACTTCAAGACGATCCGCACCCGCGTCGAGCGCCTGCGCGAGCTCGAGGGCATGTTCGAGGACGAGTCGATCCTCCGCTTCACGAAGAAGGAGCAGATCGACCTCGGCAAGGAGCTGCAGCGGCTGCAGCGTTACCTGGGCGGCATCCGCGACCTCAACCGCCTCCCGGACGCGCTCTTCATCATCGACCCCGCCAAGGAAGCGATCGCCGTCAAGGAGGCCAACAAGCTCGACATCCCCGTCGTCGCCCTGGCCGACACCGACTCCGATCCCGACGTCCTCGACTTCATCATCCCCGGCAACGACGACGCCATCCGCTCCATCCAGCTCGTCACGGCCCGCCTGGCCGACGTCATCATCGAGATGCGCGGCGGCGAGGACGTGGCGGCGGCCGAGCCGCCCGTCGCCGACCAGGAGACGCTGAGCATGCCCGTGTCGGAACCCGAGCGGATGATCCAGGAGGCGGCCGCCGCCGCCGAGGGCGACGCGACGCCCTCGCCCGCGGCCGCCCCCCGCGCGTCCGAGGAGGTCACCAGGGTGGCCGAGGACGCGGACGCTGCGAACGCCGAGTGA
- the tsf gene encoding translation elongation factor Ts — MAVTTELIKQLRARTGAGMLDVKKALEDAAGNLEKAAELLRERGIAKADKKADRVAKEGLVGSYIHHNGKIAVLVEVNCETDFVARNDKFQELARNLAMHVAMASPAYTRREDVPEEVVAAEKHALLRQAAEEGKPANVAEKIVEGRLNKYFSEIVLLEQAYIKDDKKTVDAVVKEVAATLGENVQVGRFARIAIGE; from the coding sequence ATGGCAGTGACCACCGAACTGATCAAGCAGCTCCGGGCCAGGACCGGCGCCGGCATGCTGGACGTCAAGAAGGCCCTCGAGGACGCGGCCGGCAACCTGGAGAAGGCCGCCGAGCTCCTGCGCGAGCGCGGCATCGCCAAGGCCGACAAGAAGGCGGACCGCGTCGCCAAGGAGGGCCTCGTCGGCTCGTACATCCACCACAACGGCAAGATCGCCGTGCTGGTCGAGGTGAACTGCGAGACCGACTTCGTGGCGCGCAACGACAAGTTCCAGGAGCTGGCGCGGAACCTCGCCATGCACGTCGCCATGGCCAGCCCGGCCTACACCCGGCGCGAGGACGTGCCGGAAGAGGTCGTCGCCGCCGAGAAGCACGCGCTGCTCCGCCAGGCCGCCGAGGAAGGCAAGCCCGCCAACGTGGCCGAGAAGATCGTCGAGGGCCGCCTCAACAAGTACTTCTCCGAGATCGTCCTGCTCGAGCAGGCCTACATCAAGGACGACAAGAAGACCGTCGACGCCGTGGTGAAGGAAGTCGCCGCCACCCTGGGAGAGAACGTCCAGGTCGGCCGCTTCGCGCGCATCGCGATCGGCGAGTAA
- a CDS encoding protoheme IX farnesyltransferase — protein sequence MTDTATTPGTPARATVRDYFILTKPKVISLLLLTTVGAMFIAAKGMPDWLALLGMLVGGFMSAGAAGVYNMVYDADIDVNMKRTAKRPMVRGSVTPRNALVFAVALTLLSFAIIALTSNLLAAFLSWAGIAFYVLIYTMWLKRRTWQNIVIGGAAGAIPPLVGWAAVTGDLSLLAWVLFAVVFVWTPVHFWALALMVKKDYANVGVPMAPAVIGERATIMQMIFYTVLTVVLTVLPFFLHQFSVAYFLAALVLNVVLAARMVSIFQVMRSGQSVDRATALPLYKYSMSYLALLFLVMALDRVIF from the coding sequence GTGACAGACACCGCGACCACGCCGGGGACCCCCGCGCGCGCGACCGTGCGCGACTACTTCATCCTCACCAAGCCGAAGGTCATCTCGCTACTGCTCCTCACGACCGTCGGGGCCATGTTCATCGCCGCCAAGGGCATGCCCGATTGGCTGGCGCTCCTCGGGATGCTCGTGGGCGGGTTCATGTCGGCCGGCGCCGCCGGCGTCTACAACATGGTGTACGACGCCGACATCGACGTGAACATGAAGCGCACCGCCAAGCGGCCCATGGTGCGCGGCTCGGTCACGCCCCGCAACGCCCTCGTGTTCGCGGTGGCGCTCACGCTCCTCTCCTTCGCGATCATCGCGCTCACGTCGAACCTCCTGGCCGCGTTCCTCAGTTGGGCCGGCATCGCCTTCTACGTGCTCATCTACACCATGTGGCTCAAGCGCCGGACGTGGCAGAACATCGTCATCGGCGGCGCGGCCGGCGCCATCCCGCCCCTGGTCGGGTGGGCCGCCGTCACGGGCGACCTGAGCCTGCTCGCCTGGGTTCTGTTCGCCGTCGTCTTCGTGTGGACGCCCGTCCACTTCTGGGCGCTGGCCCTCATGGTCAAGAAGGATTACGCCAACGTCGGGGTGCCGATGGCCCCCGCCGTCATCGGCGAGCGCGCCACGATCATGCAGATGATCTTCTACACGGTGCTTACCGTGGTGCTCACGGTGCTGCCGTTCTTCTTGCACCAGTTCAGCGTGGCCTACTTCCTGGCCGCCCTCGTCCTGAACGTCGTGCTCGCCGCGCGCATGGTGAGCATCTTCCAGGTCATGCGCTCGGGGCAGAGCGTCGATCGCGCCACCGCCCTGCCGCTCTACAAGTACTCGATGAGCTACCTGGCGCTCCTCTTCCTGGTCATGGCGCTGGACCGCGTCATCTTCTGA